A single window of Vigna unguiculata cultivar IT97K-499-35 chromosome 1, ASM411807v1, whole genome shotgun sequence DNA harbors:
- the LOC114178210 gene encoding D-cysteine desulfhydrase 2, mitochondrial: protein MIHSNSLQNQIVTRLKLGSEEFLQKVLNNRRWTLPTPETKIHQLVHTQGPNFLLNTHPPFGDANPVSKERNYFYVVRDDLLHPLVNGNKARKLDGLLPLLQRYSVTDVVTCGGCQSAHTAAIAVLCAERGIVSHLLLRGEQPEILTGYNLMSSMYGNVTYVPRTIYANREEMLKNYAESVAGNDGSVLWFGDIIETSSATELSTSPNFMQMDVSRSEGNHRRNILVVKEGAGDSVALLGVIRLVEYLSQNHLLGKERPMKFVVDAGTGTTAIGLGLAAHFLRLPWEVYAVMLADKIEGYRKQEARLISEFKKHFNIEFIDQIVNGEDAGIVNWVERGRPRKFGNVLEGEVERCQQIAQQTGILVDPVYTLAAWETAMLLSSNDGEEAEVVLLHTGGTLGMFGLAQRYKNYFGMLKKGVL from the exons ATGATTCATTCTAACTCTCTTCAAAATCAG ATTGTTACAAGGCTGAAACTGGGAAGTGAGGAGTTTCTGCAGAAGGTACTCAACAACAGAAGATGGACATTGCCAACTCCTGAAACGAAAATCCACCAACTAGTACACACACAAGGCCCTAATTTCCTGTTGAACACTCACCCACCTTTCGGTGATGCCAATCCCGTGAGTAAAGAAAGGAACTACTTTTATGTCGTTCGGGATGATTTGTTGCACCCACTTGTTAATGGCAACAAAGCAAGAAAACTCGATGGATTACTTCCTCTCCTTCAACGTTATTCTGTCACCGATGTG GTTACATGTGGAGGTTGTCAGAGTGCTCACACAGCTGCTATTG CGGTTCTGTGTGCTGAGAGAGGAATTGTGTCACATCTGCTTCTGCGAGGAGAGCAGCCTGAAATCTTGACTGGATATAATTTGATGTCTTCTATGTATGGAAATGTCACATACGTCCCAAGAACTATTTATGCGAATAGGGAAGAGATGCTAAAGAACTATGCTGAGTCAGTGGCTGGTAACGATGGTTCTGTCCTATGGTTTGGTGATATCATTGAAACTTCTTCAGCAACTGAATTGTCTACTTCTCCAAATTTCATGCAAATGGATGTGAGTAGAAGTGAGGGAAACCATCGACGAAATATTCTAGTTGTCAAAGAAGGTGCTGGTGATTCTGTTGCTCTACTAG GTGTTATTCGCTTAGTGGAATACTTATCACAAAATCATTTACTTGGGAAAGAAAGGCCCATGAAATTTGTTGTAGATGCTGGTACCGGCACAACAGCTATTGGTTTAGGACTTGCAGCCCATTTTTTAAG GCTCCCATGGGAGGTATATGCTGTCATGCTGGCTGACAAAATTGAAGGATACAGAAAACAGGAGGCACGTTTGATTTCTGAATTCAAGAAGCATTTTAACATTGAGTTTATTGACCAAATTGTAAATGGAGAAGATGCTGGGattgtgaattgggtggaacgTGGTCGTCCAAGAAA GTTTGGTAATGTTTTGGAGGGGGAAGTGGAAAGGTGTCaacaaattgcccaacaaactGGAATTTTGGTGGATCCTGTGTATACATTAGCTGCTTGGGAAACAGCAATGCTTCTCTCCAGTAACGATGGTGAAGAAGCAGAAGTGGTGTTGCTTCACACTGGAGGCACGTTGGGTATGTTTGGACTGGCACAGAggtacaaaaattattttggcATGCTGAAAAAAGGGGTTTTGTAG